A genomic segment from Halomonas sp. GD1P12 encodes:
- the pyrE gene encoding orotate phosphoribosyltransferase produces the protein MTSTLKTYQRDFIAFAIEQGVLKFGEFTLKSGRVSPYFFNAGLFQTGRALAKLGRFYAQAIMDSDLRADVLFGPAYKGIPLAAVTAAALADHHGRDMPYAFNRKEAKAHGEGGNIVGAALAGDILIIDDVITAGTAIREVMTLIEAQSARAAGVIIALDRQERGQGEKSALQEVTANYGMPVVSIVTLEQVLEYLEEHAGGEMLAYAEAVRAYRDRYGVTAA, from the coding sequence GTGACTTCGACTCTCAAAACCTATCAGCGCGACTTCATCGCCTTCGCCATCGAACAGGGCGTACTCAAATTCGGCGAGTTCACGCTCAAGTCCGGGCGTGTCAGCCCCTATTTCTTCAACGCCGGTCTTTTTCAAACCGGACGCGCCTTGGCCAAACTCGGCCGCTTCTACGCCCAGGCGATCATGGACAGCGACCTTCGCGCCGATGTGCTCTTCGGCCCGGCCTACAAGGGCATTCCCCTGGCCGCCGTGACCGCCGCGGCGCTTGCCGACCATCATGGCCGGGACATGCCCTACGCCTTCAATCGCAAGGAGGCGAAGGCCCACGGCGAAGGCGGCAACATCGTCGGCGCAGCGCTTGCCGGCGACATTCTGATCATCGACGATGTGATCACCGCCGGTACCGCCATTCGCGAGGTGATGACGCTGATCGAGGCTCAAAGCGCCCGCGCCGCCGGCGTCATCATCGCGCTGGATCGCCAGGAGCGCGGCCAGGGCGAGAAGAGCGCGCTGCAGGAAGTCACCGCCAACTACGGCATGCCCGTCGTTAGTATCGTCACGCTCGAGCAGGTACTTGAATATCTCGAAGAGCATGCCGGCGGCGAGATGCTCGCCTACGCCGAGGCGGTGCGCGCCTACCGCGACCGCTACGGCGTCACCGCCGCCTAA
- a CDS encoding tRNA (cytidine(34)-2'-O)-methyltransferase, translated as MFEVALFEPRMAPNTGNIMRLVANNGCRLHLIEPLGFDLEEKKLRRAGLDYRDLANVTRHANFAAFVEAMAGRRIWAITTKGVKAHSEAAFAPGDVLLFGSETGGLSADVHAAIDDAQKLRIPMQPNNRSLNLSNAVAVVSYEAWRQQGYQGAGN; from the coding sequence ATGTTTGAAGTAGCGCTGTTCGAGCCGCGCATGGCGCCCAATACGGGCAACATCATGCGCCTGGTGGCCAATAACGGCTGTCGGCTGCATTTGATCGAGCCGTTGGGCTTCGATCTCGAGGAGAAGAAGCTTCGCCGCGCGGGGCTCGACTATCGGGACCTGGCCAACGTGACGCGCCACGCCAATTTCGCCGCCTTTGTCGAGGCGATGGCCGGCCGCCGGATCTGGGCGATCACCACGAAAGGCGTCAAGGCGCACAGCGAGGCCGCCTTTGCCCCGGGGGACGTGCTGCTGTTCGGCTCGGAAACCGGCGGGCTCTCAGCGGATGTCCACGCCGCGATCGACGATGCCCAAAAGCTTCGGATCCCCATGCAGCCCAACAACCGCAGTCTCAATCTCTCCAACGCCGTCGCGGTGGTGAGTTACGAGGCCTGGCGCCAGCAGGGCTACCAGGGCGCCGGCAATTAG
- the rep gene encoding DNA helicase Rep, whose protein sequence is MSSILSRIKGLNPRQQEAVRYIDGPCLVLAGAGSGKTSVITTKIAYLVQECGMSARRIAAVTFTNKAAREMKERVGQMLKGKEGHGLTVSTFHTLGLNIIRGELKTLGYKPGFSLFDPEDAKALLRDLMNKDAQVDAEQINAVQAKISTWKNDLVLPSQALSHAEDEDEQFAARVYEAYMRHLKAYNAVDFDDLILLPVVLLQNDAEALARWRRKIHYMLVDEYQDTNVSQYLLVKLLMAERATFTVVGDDDQSIYAWRGARPENLVTLGEDFPRLNVIKLEQNYRSTGTILRAANTLIANNPHVYDKTLWSEMGDGAPIRVVVNRHEEAEAERVASEMLTRRIKEKAEWRDFAVLYRGNFQARLLELKLQHYQIPYKLSGGTSFFSRNEIKDAMAYLRLLINPADDNAFLRIVNVPRREIGPGTLEKLANYANDQASGRAISLFNACRELGLEQVLPTRAVERLGRFTHFIEGVRKRMDQGDAIAAIRDMLRDMDYEAWLYQNASAPTIAERRMANVWILIDQLEKSLNRDPEEDDDSTATETDGVEAAISRLVLRDILEQQAEEDDSDRVQLLTMHASKGLEFPHVYLMGLEEDLLPHRNAIEVGTVEEERRLAYVGITRARRTLTMTLARQRKAYGELMDCQPSRFLDELPADDLEWEGRADKEDPDKKQARGKDAIAGLRSLLG, encoded by the coding sequence ATGTCCTCTATTCTCAGCCGCATCAAAGGCCTCAACCCGCGACAGCAAGAGGCGGTTCGATATATCGACGGCCCCTGCCTGGTACTGGCTGGCGCAGGCTCGGGCAAGACCAGCGTGATCACCACCAAGATCGCCTATCTCGTTCAGGAGTGCGGCATGAGCGCGCGGCGAATCGCCGCGGTCACCTTCACCAACAAGGCCGCCCGAGAGATGAAAGAGCGGGTCGGCCAGATGCTCAAGGGCAAGGAAGGCCACGGGCTGACCGTCTCGACCTTCCACACCCTGGGGCTCAACATCATTCGCGGCGAGCTGAAAACCCTGGGCTACAAGCCGGGCTTTTCGCTGTTTGACCCGGAAGACGCCAAGGCGCTCTTGCGCGATCTGATGAACAAGGACGCTCAGGTCGACGCCGAGCAGATCAACGCGGTGCAGGCCAAAATCTCCACCTGGAAAAACGATCTGGTGCTGCCAAGCCAGGCGCTATCCCACGCCGAAGACGAGGACGAGCAGTTCGCCGCGCGGGTGTATGAAGCCTACATGCGCCATTTGAAAGCCTACAACGCGGTGGATTTCGACGACCTGATTCTGCTGCCGGTAGTGCTTTTGCAAAACGACGCAGAGGCGCTGGCGCGCTGGCGGCGCAAGATCCACTACATGCTGGTGGACGAGTATCAGGACACCAACGTCTCGCAGTATCTTTTAGTGAAGCTTTTGATGGCCGAGCGCGCCACCTTCACCGTGGTCGGCGACGACGATCAGTCGATCTACGCCTGGCGCGGCGCGCGCCCGGAGAACCTGGTGACGCTGGGCGAGGATTTTCCCCGCTTGAACGTCATCAAGCTTGAGCAGAACTATCGCTCCACCGGTACCATCCTGCGCGCGGCGAACACGCTGATTGCCAATAACCCCCACGTCTACGACAAGACGCTCTGGTCGGAGATGGGCGACGGCGCGCCGATCCGCGTGGTAGTCAACCGCCACGAGGAGGCCGAGGCGGAGCGGGTGGCGAGCGAAATGCTCACCCGGCGCATCAAGGAGAAAGCGGAGTGGCGCGACTTCGCGGTACTCTACCGGGGCAATTTTCAGGCCAGGCTTTTGGAGCTCAAGCTCCAGCACTACCAGATTCCCTACAAGCTCTCCGGCGGCACCTCGTTTTTCTCGCGCAACGAGATCAAGGACGCCATGGCCTACCTGCGCCTTCTGATCAATCCGGCGGACGACAACGCCTTCTTGCGCATCGTCAACGTGCCGCGCCGCGAGATCGGCCCCGGCACGCTCGAAAAGCTCGCCAACTACGCCAACGACCAGGCCTCCGGCCGCGCCATTTCGCTGTTCAACGCCTGCCGCGAATTGGGCCTGGAGCAGGTGCTGCCGACCCGGGCGGTGGAGCGTCTGGGGCGCTTTACCCACTTCATCGAAGGGGTCAGAAAGCGCATGGACCAGGGTGACGCCATCGCCGCCATTCGCGACATGCTGCGCGACATGGATTACGAGGCCTGGCTCTACCAGAACGCCAGCGCCCCGACCATCGCCGAACGGCGCATGGCCAACGTGTGGATCTTGATCGACCAGCTCGAGAAGTCGCTCAATCGCGACCCGGAAGAGGACGACGACTCGACGGCAACAGAAACCGACGGCGTCGAAGCGGCCATCTCGCGGCTGGTGCTGCGCGATATTCTCGAGCAGCAGGCCGAGGAGGACGACTCCGACCGCGTGCAGCTACTCACCATGCACGCCTCGAAAGGTTTGGAGTTTCCCCACGTCTACCTGATGGGGCTCGAAGAGGATCTGCTACCCCACCGTAACGCCATCGAGGTCGGCACCGTCGAGGAGGAGCGCCGCCTGGCCTACGTGGGTATCACCCGTGCCCGGCGTACGCTGACCATGACGCTGGCCCGCCAGCGCAAGGCGTACGGCGAGCTGATGGACTGCCAGCCGAGCCGCTTTCTCGACGAGCTGCCCGCCGACGACCTCGAATGGGAGGGGCGCGCCGACAAGGAAGACCCGGACAAGAAACAGGCACGCGGCAAGGATGCGATCGCCGGGCTGCGCTCGCTGCTGGGCTAG
- a CDS encoding c-type cytochrome, producing MSVRRVAAVVFGVLSSVAVAGETGEGEAVYDRLCMACHQTGVAGAPIRGESDHWTARLEQDVETLVQHAIDGIGAMPPRGGNPNLTDDEIRAATHYLIEPVMATPAEKSEAFDESVEGETPLPVADDAESDTESEGSSVDHRRLDGEALYVRARCATCHATGIARSPKLGDASAWRERLAQGRETLYQSVILGKGVMPPRGASTASDDELKAMVDYMIERVR from the coding sequence GTGAGCGTCAGGCGCGTAGCGGCAGTAGTGTTCGGCGTTTTATCAAGCGTCGCCGTGGCCGGTGAGACCGGAGAGGGCGAGGCGGTCTATGACCGGCTCTGCATGGCGTGTCACCAAACCGGCGTGGCCGGCGCGCCGATCCGCGGCGAAAGCGATCACTGGACGGCGCGCCTGGAGCAGGACGTCGAGACGCTGGTGCAGCACGCCATCGACGGCATCGGCGCCATGCCGCCCCGCGGCGGCAATCCCAACCTGACCGACGACGAGATACGTGCGGCCACGCACTATCTGATCGAGCCGGTCATGGCGACGCCGGCTGAAAAGAGCGAGGCGTTTGATGAGAGTGTCGAGGGCGAGACGCCGCTACCGGTTGCTGACGATGCCGAGTCTGACACCGAAAGCGAAGGCTCAAGCGTCGATCACCGCCGTCTCGACGGCGAGGCGCTTTACGTTCGCGCGCGCTGCGCCACCTGCCACGCCACCGGTATCGCCCGCTCGCCGAAACTGGGTGACGCAAGCGCCTGGCGGGAGCGGCTGGCGCAGGGGCGTGAGACGCTCTATCAAAGTGTGATCCTGGGCAAGGGCGTGATGCCACCCCGGGGCGCGAGCACCGCCAGCGACGACGAGCTCAAGGCGATGGTGGACTACATGATCGAGCGCGTCCGCTAA
- a CDS encoding GNAT family N-acetyltransferase has translation MPCHEAFDHYCVGACPFKQRREALLKLGAVTDPSCQADLQRALQRMKRAPKSDWQGLRVVKRGAHIETALWIEPMEGAIARLWLPGVQHACVGALLRDARQSVDEQGVALCHVALAAGDRHWEPVLVRSAMERLATLWHLNVTLSTPPATQTLETAPFDALEREAQLSLLQGVSDGSLDCPALLEALPIRTLLSGFYAGAPDAPRHWYRILHDGETAGVLLLAPQGPARWELQLMGLLPGLRGRGLGRALLERAMRLAFQAGARELCLTVDAQNAPAVRLYLDAGFERESEQWLYAWRQPS, from the coding sequence ATGCCATGTCACGAAGCGTTCGACCACTATTGCGTGGGCGCGTGCCCTTTCAAGCAGCGCCGCGAAGCGCTCTTGAAGCTCGGTGCGGTGACAGACCCGTCCTGTCAGGCCGACCTGCAGCGCGCGTTACAGCGGATGAAGCGTGCACCGAAAAGCGATTGGCAGGGGCTTCGCGTCGTCAAACGAGGCGCTCACATCGAGACGGCGCTATGGATCGAGCCCATGGAGGGGGCCATCGCCCGGCTCTGGCTACCCGGTGTTCAGCACGCGTGTGTGGGCGCGCTTTTGAGAGATGCCCGTCAGTCGGTCGACGAGCAGGGAGTCGCACTTTGCCACGTGGCGCTTGCGGCAGGTGACAGGCACTGGGAGCCGGTGCTTGTACGAAGCGCCATGGAGCGCTTGGCTACGCTTTGGCACTTGAACGTCACGCTTTCAACGCCGCCTGCCACGCAGACGCTTGAGACAGCCCCGTTCGACGCGCTCGAGCGCGAAGCGCAGCTCTCGCTGTTACAAGGCGTCAGCGACGGCTCGCTCGACTGTCCGGCGCTGCTCGAGGCGCTGCCGATACGAACGCTACTGTCGGGATTTTACGCCGGGGCTCCCGATGCCCCCAGGCACTGGTATCGCATTCTTCACGATGGCGAAACGGCGGGTGTGCTGCTGCTGGCACCGCAAGGCCCCGCGCGCTGGGAGCTTCAGCTGATGGGGTTATTGCCGGGCTTACGCGGTCGAGGGCTTGGCCGGGCGCTTTTAGAGCGGGCGATGCGGCTGGCGTTTCAGGCTGGCGCCCGTGAGCTTTGTCTAACCGTCGATGCGCAGAACGCCCCGGCCGTCAGGCTTTACCTCGATGCCGGGTTCGAGCGTGAAAGCGAGCAATGGCTTTATGCGTGGCGTCAGCCTTCGTAA
- a CDS encoding response regulator transcription factor gives MRILLVEDDPSLASGIRLALKPEHYTVDHLGDGAAALNVLKNEIFDAVILDLGLPRLDGMAVLEGARRLNVQVPVLILTARDGVDSRIAGLDAGADDYLTKPFEVEELKARLRALLRRSQGQVSSRLCCRGIELDPESLSVTYQGQEIALSRREFTLLQEFMSHPGRVFTRDALAQLLYGWEEDVESNAIEVHVHHLRRKLFSDAVRTVRGIGYVMDKATAEPAP, from the coding sequence ATGCGTATACTGCTGGTCGAAGACGATCCCAGTCTAGCGTCGGGAATTCGCCTGGCCTTGAAGCCCGAACACTACACCGTGGATCATCTTGGCGATGGCGCCGCGGCGTTGAACGTCCTGAAAAACGAAATTTTCGATGCGGTTATTCTGGACCTGGGCCTGCCGCGCCTGGATGGCATGGCGGTGCTGGAAGGCGCACGCCGTCTCAACGTACAGGTGCCCGTGCTGATCCTCACCGCCCGCGACGGTGTCGACAGCCGCATTGCCGGGCTCGACGCCGGTGCCGACGACTACCTGACCAAACCCTTCGAGGTCGAGGAGCTCAAGGCGCGCCTGCGGGCGCTGTTACGCCGAAGCCAGGGTCAGGTAAGCTCCAGGCTTTGCTGCCGCGGTATCGAGCTCGATCCGGAGTCGCTCAGCGTCACCTACCAGGGCCAGGAGATCGCGCTGTCGCGCCGCGAGTTTACCCTGCTGCAGGAGTTCATGAGCCATCCGGGGCGCGTGTTCACCCGTGACGCGCTCGCTCAGCTGCTTTACGGCTGGGAGGAGGATGTCGAGAGTAACGCCATCGAGGTGCACGTTCATCATCTTCGCCGCAAGCTCTTCAGCGACGCGGTGCGCACCGTGCGCGGCATCGGCTACGTGATGGACAAGGCCACCGCAGAGCCTGCGCCGTGA
- a CDS encoding ATP-binding protein, which yields MTSLRQRTLGLTLLVFGLSVLVIGYISYRYAAQEIEELYDASLSQNARLLEGFLRAPLPEADRDVLLESLARALSEAEGASERADSPLYESHRYESPLVFQLWEGDSLLLRSTAAPTAALNRQPPGYSSLEVENQAWRVYTLSVPETDRRVVVGEREDVRDELIARVALRTLMPDLLGLPLLTALLWWSIGWGLSPLSRMAEQIRNRDPNNLKPLSREPLPLELATIAGALDRLLERVGRLRAREKRFIADATHELRTPLAVLDLHAQNALAADNAEDRGTSLTLLRDGVARATRLVGQLLTLARLDPDVDAPPAARRIDVAFETRETLAKLSPLAAKSGHQLLMNADPHASWRMDEEPGAIETLIQNLVGNALQHAPPQTTVTVTLKADAKTVTVLVDDQGPGIIESERLRALERFQRAGPGAGAGLGLSIVGRLVTRHSGELSLEDAPDGGLRVRAVLARHAAATPS from the coding sequence GTGACATCGCTTCGCCAGCGCACTCTCGGCCTGACCCTGCTGGTGTTTGGTCTTAGCGTGCTGGTCATCGGCTATATCAGCTATCGCTACGCCGCCCAGGAGATCGAGGAGCTTTACGACGCGAGCCTTTCGCAAAACGCGCGGCTGCTCGAAGGATTTTTGCGCGCGCCGCTGCCCGAGGCCGACCGCGACGTGCTGCTGGAGAGCCTCGCCCGGGCGCTCTCCGAGGCAGAAGGCGCATCGGAGCGCGCCGACAGTCCTCTCTACGAAAGCCACCGCTACGAAAGCCCGCTGGTGTTCCAGCTCTGGGAAGGTGATTCGCTGCTGCTGCGTTCGACGGCGGCCCCAACCGCGGCGCTCAACCGGCAGCCGCCGGGCTACTCCTCGCTCGAGGTAGAGAACCAGGCATGGCGCGTCTACACGCTGAGCGTGCCGGAGACCGACCGCCGGGTGGTCGTGGGCGAGCGTGAGGACGTGCGCGACGAGCTGATCGCCCGGGTGGCACTTCGCACCCTGATGCCGGATCTGTTGGGTCTGCCGCTTTTGACGGCGCTTTTGTGGTGGTCGATCGGCTGGGGGCTGTCGCCGCTGTCGCGCATGGCCGAACAGATCCGAAACCGCGACCCTAATAATCTGAAACCGCTCTCGCGGGAGCCACTGCCGCTCGAGCTTGCCACCATCGCCGGCGCGCTCGACCGGCTGCTCGAACGAGTGGGCCGGCTGAGAGCGCGCGAAAAGCGCTTCATCGCCGATGCTACCCACGAGCTTCGAACGCCGCTGGCCGTGCTCGACCTTCACGCCCAGAACGCGCTGGCCGCCGATAACGCCGAGGATCGCGGGACCTCGTTGACGCTCCTGCGCGATGGCGTAGCGCGCGCCACCCGGCTGGTTGGCCAGCTTTTGACGCTTGCACGGCTCGACCCGGACGTGGATGCGCCGCCGGCGGCCAGGCGTATCGACGTCGCTTTTGAAACTCGCGAAACGCTGGCGAAGCTCTCGCCGCTGGCCGCCAAAAGCGGCCATCAGCTGTTAATGAATGCCGACCCGCACGCAAGCTGGCGCATGGATGAGGAGCCCGGCGCCATCGAAACGCTGATCCAGAACCTGGTCGGCAACGCGCTGCAGCACGCCCCACCCCAGACCACCGTGACCGTCACCCTAAAGGCCGATGCAAAAACCGTCACCGTTCTCGTCGACGACCAGGGCCCGGGCATTATCGAGAGCGAGCGCCTGCGCGCCCTGGAGCGTTTTCAGCGCGCGGGGCCAGGTGCCGGGGCGGGTCTGGGGCTTTCGATCGTCGGGCGGCTGGTCACGCGCCACTCGGGTGAACTGAGTCTCGAGGACGCCCCCGACGGCGGGCTTCGCGTGCGCGCAGTGCTTGCACGTCACGCGGCGGCTACACCGTCATAG
- a CDS encoding CBS domain-containing protein has product MNLMVRKPKPLVQFGQTPFLTTPAAKKLTPDSPAFELLTDFKQVAPQSVASDMPINEANLKMRHSGVRLLFVIDPEGHCIGVLTSKEVIGTRRVNLAMQQRQIDREEVTAEMIMTPWEKLSAMPLEHLESLSIQDLILSMESFTEQHLLITEHNDEHALSVRGLISVTDIQNAIGKGANSKVSSSAIPMASSFADICQVITGHDL; this is encoded by the coding sequence ATGAATCTGATGGTTCGCAAACCCAAGCCGCTTGTCCAATTCGGCCAGACCCCGTTCCTGACCACTCCGGCTGCGAAAAAGCTGACCCCGGACAGCCCGGCGTTCGAGCTTTTGACCGATTTCAAACAGGTCGCCCCGCAGTCGGTCGCCTCGGATATGCCGATCAACGAGGCGAATCTGAAAATGCGCCACAGCGGTGTTCGCCTGCTGTTCGTAATCGACCCGGAAGGCCACTGCATCGGCGTGCTGACCTCCAAGGAAGTGATCGGCACTCGCCGCGTGAACCTGGCCATGCAGCAGCGCCAGATCGATCGCGAGGAAGTCACCGCCGAGATGATCATGACGCCCTGGGAGAAGCTCAGCGCCATGCCGCTGGAGCATCTGGAATCCCTGAGCATTCAGGATCTGATTCTCTCCATGGAGAGCTTTACCGAGCAGCACCTGTTGATCACCGAGCACAACGACGAGCACGCGCTGAGCGTTCGCGGCCTGATCTCGGTGACCGATATTCAAAATGCCATCGGTAAGGGCGCGAACAGCAAGGTATCGAGCTCCGCCATCCCGATGGCCAGCAGCTTCGCCGATATTTGCCAGGTTATCACCGGCCACGATTTGTAA
- the nhaD gene encoding sodium:proton antiporter NhaD translates to MTPSNALAARCSNRRGAWLLISFVLLAFPSLAFAAPGPIDLTTSAAGITAVALFILAYALVMSEEIIHMRKSKPVLVAAGLIWAIVAWVYVQAGMPEVSEEAFRETLLEYTELLLFLLVAMTYINAMEERRVFDALRAWLVRKGFSYRSLFWITGVLAFFISSIANNMTTAMLMCAVVLKVAEGDNKFIGLCCVNVVVASNAGGAFSPFGDITTLMVWQGGQVPFMGFFVLLVPAIINFMVPATIMNFFIQNRQPAALTENVWLKRGARRIIVLFLLTVAISVLCHSILYLPPAMGMMFGLGLLQFFGYYLRRSLPRSLERKRERYSRRGDWKKLEQLGSVVPFDIFSRIARSEWDTLLFFYGVVLCVGGLGFMGYLALLSETLYGGWNPVWANVVLGLISAVVDNIPVMFAVLSMAPDMSEGNWLLITLTAGVGGSLLSMGSAAGVALMGQARGIYTFAVHLRWVPAILLGYAASIGAHLLINASLF, encoded by the coding sequence ATGACTCCATCAAACGCCCTCGCAGCCCGGTGCTCCAACCGCCGGGGTGCCTGGCTGTTGATCTCGTTTGTGCTTCTCGCTTTTCCCTCGCTCGCCTTCGCCGCCCCCGGCCCCATCGATCTCACCACATCTGCTGCCGGTATCACCGCCGTTGCGCTGTTTATCCTCGCCTATGCGCTGGTGATGTCCGAAGAAATCATCCACATGCGCAAGTCCAAGCCCGTGCTGGTTGCGGCGGGGCTGATCTGGGCGATCGTGGCTTGGGTCTACGTGCAGGCGGGCATGCCCGAGGTCTCGGAGGAGGCGTTTCGCGAAACGCTTCTGGAGTACACCGAGCTTTTGCTGTTTTTGCTGGTGGCGATGACCTACATCAACGCCATGGAGGAGCGCCGGGTGTTCGATGCGCTGCGCGCCTGGCTCGTGCGCAAGGGCTTTAGCTACCGTAGCCTTTTCTGGATCACCGGCGTGCTCGCCTTTTTCATCTCGTCGATCGCCAACAACATGACCACGGCGATGCTGATGTGCGCCGTGGTGCTCAAGGTCGCCGAAGGCGATAACAAGTTCATCGGCCTTTGCTGTGTCAACGTGGTGGTTGCCTCCAACGCCGGCGGCGCCTTCAGCCCGTTTGGCGATATCACCACGCTGATGGTGTGGCAGGGTGGTCAGGTACCGTTCATGGGCTTTTTCGTGCTGCTGGTGCCGGCGATCATCAATTTCATGGTCCCCGCCACCATCATGAACTTCTTCATCCAGAATCGTCAGCCCGCCGCGCTCACCGAAAACGTCTGGCTCAAGCGCGGCGCACGACGCATCATCGTGCTTTTCCTGCTGACCGTGGCGATCTCGGTGCTGTGCCACTCGATACTCTACCTGCCGCCGGCGATGGGCATGATGTTCGGTCTCGGGCTTTTGCAGTTCTTCGGCTACTACCTGCGCCGGAGTCTGCCGCGCTCGCTCGAGCGCAAGCGTGAGCGCTACTCGCGCCGCGGCGACTGGAAAAAGCTCGAGCAGCTTGGAAGCGTGGTGCCCTTCGATATCTTCAGCCGGATCGCCCGCTCCGAGTGGGACACGCTGCTGTTCTTCTACGGGGTAGTGCTGTGCGTGGGCGGGCTCGGGTTCATGGGCTATCTCGCGCTTCTCTCCGAGACGCTCTACGGCGGCTGGAATCCGGTCTGGGCCAACGTGGTGCTGGGGCTGATCTCGGCGGTGGTGGATAACATTCCCGTCATGTTCGCCGTGCTCTCCATGGCGCCGGACATGTCCGAGGGCAACTGGCTGCTGATCACCCTGACCGCTGGCGTAGGCGGAAGCCTGCTCTCCATGGGCTCGGCGGCGGGCGTGGCGCTGATGGGTCAGGCCCGCGGCATCTACACCTTTGCGGTGCATCTACGCTGGGTGCCGGCCATTTTGCTCGGCTACGCCGCGAGTATCGGCGCGCACCTGCTGATCAACGCCTCGCTGTTCTAG